Part of the Maridesulfovibrio sp. genome, CTACTGATCGGACATGGAGCGATAGATGAAGCATTTGCAGACGAACTTACTGAGATAATCATTAAACTCGGAAAGCATGGAGATATATAGGGAGAGCTGAGATTAGTAGAAGTACACAAAGCTAAATATTTTAAGATAGAACCCGCAAACTATTTCTCAACCAGAACATTAGCTTGCGTTTCTGCAAATTCCGCCTTTGCTGCTTTCTTCATGTCCTTGCTGCCTTTAAGCATAGTAAGACCGCGTGTCTTCACTCCAAGATCATTGATATTATTATCAATAACCAAAAGTTCTCCGGACCTCTGTCCCTGATAGCTTTGCATTGGACTGGTAGAGGTATAGAGAATGAGTTTCTCTTTACCCAACGGAGGCGTTATCTGGAGAGTGAACGAATCACCCTGCCCGGGAATTTCATAAATAACACCGCCTTTGTAGTAAGCTGAACGGTTGGATGGTGTTACCTCGATAAGATTTCCTTCAGCATCTTCATATACTGCATGGGCATAGAAAGGCTTATTGCCCCGGAAATAAAATTTCATAAAATCGCCCAGCTTGTATGTATCCTTATCGGTCCAGAGTTCAACGGTTAAAGGCGCGCGGGGATTATTAATGGCTTGTTGATGAATGCTCTGAACAGCATTCGATTCAGCAGGTATTATCTCGGCTTTAATCTTAATTTTGTAACACTGGTCAAGATACCCACTCTTGTCCTTTGACTGAAGCCAGCCCTTCTCAAGTTCTTCAAGCACCTTGACTGTAGCCCGCGAATAGACATCAATAAGGTCCTTGCTGACTTTACCTTTATCAACACTGGTCTCCCGTGAAACATAAGTGCTGACCCGTTCGCTAGCACTTCTCTTGGCATCATCCAAAGCTAATTTGCGCACTTGAGTGCGGGTACGGTCAAGTCCGAGACAGGCCATGCCTTCGGCTTCTATGAGTACGGAAGACTTGGAGATCTGTTTCTCGCCGTCAGCCAGAACCGGAACAGTCAGACATAAACTTATGAAACCAAGTAGGAAAAGCTGGATAGTTTTTTTCATGAAGACTTTCCTCCTACATTACTTTTCAATCAGATCTTCAACCAAATCACCCAGCCCACCTGTCCTAAGGGGCAACCGTAAACAGACTTCGGCATTACCGGTGGCAGGATTGTATTGTTCCCCGCAGAGGGGAAAAAACTTAATAAACCCCTTGGCCTTGGTTTGGATGATATCCCCTTGAACTTTGCCTTCTTTGACAAGCGTATTTCGCTCAACTTCAATCCCTTCCACAATCTCAACCAGACGCGCCTGTGCCACCGAACGTGCAGCGAGCAGAGCCATGGATTTGGACTCTCCATTTCCGCGCCCGACTACCTGAAAATACCCTTTATCGAACGCCTCCTTCTTATCGGAGACCTCTGTGTAGCTGGTGCTGAACTCGGGGGCTGTTGAATCGACATTTTTTTTACAGGCAGGAAGAGTCGCAATCAGTAATAAGGCTATAATAAAACTATGGAAGCACTTCATGAATTATCCTTTTGTAGGAATAATATCAACGGTCAAATAACCGCATACTCCTGACAATACATCAAAATTTAACCTACTATCAAGGCGCGATAAACACTAAATCGATAACACCAAGTCTCTCGACTTTTCATAACTGCAGCTTTCATTTACATATTATTGTTTACCCATGCTTTTTACCTCTCACCCATGTTCATCATGCGGAATGGTGTCGAAGGAAGGAATCTTTTCCAATTGGGCATCCCAATTAGCCTTTGATGCAACATAGATATGTCCATCAGGGCTGATCGGAACATCACAATCGAGGCTTCCCGCCGGAACAACGAGCAAGGTCCCTTCCATTTGAATATTTGGAAGGGCGGACCCGCAATGGATACAAAAGCTTTTTATGTGGCCTTCCAAATCAAAGGTCCTCACGTATTCTTCACCTTGCAACCATCTTAACTCGGCTTCAGACGAAAACAAATTTGCAGCATGTGCAGAACCTGAATCCTTCCTACACCGTTCGCAATGGCACAGGTAGAAATTATTAAAAGAACCTTCAACCTCAAAAACAACTTCACCACATAGGCATGACCCTGTATATGTCATAATCATCCCTTCCTTTAACTTATTCCTGTTTATTGATTATTGGGTCGGGGAAATTATTCATATCACCCATCACACTTAACCATCCACTGTTCTTTCCATGCTTTTTGGCTTGTTGCTTACTGTTCAATATTTTGTGTAAATAAACTGAAGTTAACTGATTAGTTTGTTTCCTTTGAGTAAAACACCCTCACTTTAATAAATTAACTTCCTAATATTTTATGAAAACAATTATCTTAATTCCACCATCCGAAGGTAAAGCTGAGGGTGGACACAATGAGCCTTTAAAGGCTGTATCAGGTATTACCGCTGACTTAATTGAAGCGATTAAAGAAGCTGATCCCAAAAAATTGTATGGGCTTAAGGAAAAAGCACTCGAAAAAGCAATTACCGTAAATAAAGAAATCTTAAGCTCAAGAACAATGCCGGCAATGGAACGCTACACAGGTGTTGTTTACGACGCTATTGAGTATAAAACTTTAAAGAATAAATCTGACTTTGATCAAAAAGTGTTAATTGTCTCAGGATTATTCGGTCTTGTCAGGCCTACTGATTTAATTCCTAATTATCGTTTGAAGATTGATAAATTAAAGGCAGCCAAGTTATGGTTGAACTCCAATTCCGAACAATTAAAAGATAAATTTATTATTGATTTACTACCGCAAGCACACAAGAAAACTGTTAAGTATGACAATGGAATTGAGGTTGAATTTGTCCTGAAGAAAGCAGGAAAAAAGATGCCGGCAGGTCATCAGGGCAAACACATCAAAGGTCGTTTTGTCAGGTGGCTTATTGAAAATAATATCACCGACCAAAAGCATTTTAGTGATTTTACGGAAGAAGGCTATAAGTGGACCGGTGATGTTTTCTTGAAGGAAATTTAATTCATTTCTAAAACGTACCAACGCCATAAGCGACACTTTTATTAACTGCCATCTGGCAGCTTTGACTTTTTATCGACACTCCTCTGGTAGTTTACTAACTCTTCCAAAACACTCTCTCCCCAATCACCGGCCTCACCAATCACCAGACTATAAAATTCTTGGGAGTATTTTTGTAGAATCTCAAACCCCTCTCCTACCTCTTTGGAAGAGCATTCTCCGGCACTGACTCTCGATTTATAAAAAAGCCAATCCAATCGAGTCGACACAACGAGCTGCTCCAACTTGAACTGGGTGGTTGCATATCGTACATGTCCGCTCGTTCCGCCGAAAAGAGTATTCGCACCCAAAAAACTAGCTGCTGCAACGAGAAACACATAACCAAGCTTTCCATTAGGATCAAAACTGAACTGATGGTCAGAAAGAAACGGCAAAACAACTCCAACAAAGCCTGCCGCCCAACCTAGACTGCGAAAAACAATAGATAGGAGAGCCTGCCGCTTCCTTCGCCCGTAATAATACTGGAGTTTCTCCTCTGCCAAAGCATCCAATGCATTGAATACTAACGAAAGAGACTCAATTTCATCACCCTTAACCCACTTAATGCGCTTTAACTCATCCCTAAAAGAATTTAACTTTTTAATGCCCTCAGATTCATGATTACCAAGCAAATAAGTCATATCAACCCAACCCATTATAGTTAACTTACCCAGTCAGCTAAGCTCGTTCCTTTCGTCTCTACACACAAGAATATAAATCAATTCGCAAGAACCACAAAAAAGAAATTACAATTCTGTTGCGATTCGGCTGGTTCATGACTCTATGTAAAATCAATCACCCTCTTGACATAGTTTTAATACACTTGTATTAATACATTTGTATTAAATGGAGTCATGAGCAATGATTGATTACTCTTTTAATAACTTTTATGATGCAAGGGGCTGTCTTTGCGGAAGGAGGAAAGATGCTCAAAACAGTTGAACTTCAAGGTAACTACTACGAAATCGGCAAGGGATGGGGAGAAGTGTTCAGACAGGAAATGAACCGAATCATCATGTCAGAACTCGGTCTAATTGCTGCTTACTACGGCATCGATAACGCGACCGTAATAGAACTCGGTAAAAAATATCTTCCTGCTGCTCAAAAATATGATCCCGAATTTATAGAAGTGCTGCATGGATTTTCTGAAGGTGCAGGAGTTAGTTTTGATACTATTTTTGCTATTCGATCAGTTTTCGATATTCTCTGTTCTGGGCCTCCGCGCCAAGGCATGTGCACTTCATTAGCTGTTGGCGCTTCTGCCTCTCAGAATGGACAGGTCATTATCGGACAAAATATAGACTGGCATCCGGAACTCCCTATGGCTCTTTTGAAGATAAGCTGGCCCAATGGAGTAAAACAACTTGCTCTATCAATGAGCGGGGTCTGGGAATACACGCTTTCTGCTTACGCTGAATCATCCCCATTTGCCATTATGTCCACTTTGACCGTTACTCCCGACACAAATCCCGACATACCTGTACCGATCAGCTTCATTATGAACAAAGCGTCTCGCCAAAAACGGTTGGAGAACGCTCTAGAAGTCTTTACAAACGCAACCTCCATCATGCCCAGCTATCTACTGGCAAATGGTGCAGGAAAAATGATCGGGATTGAACTTGGACTCCATAGCCATGAACTGCTCTATCCCGAATCTGATGTTCTTATACACGCCAATCATAACATTTCAGAACGATTCGCAGCGAGGGATGCATTCCTTCAATTTGTACCTGATTCGCCATTTAGATATGATCGTATGAAAAAACTCGTTGCCCAGAACCATGGTAAAATTACACCCAAGCACGTCATGACATTCCTGGCTGATCACGAAAACTATCCGAAGGGAATATGCAGTCATGTTGACCCGGAATCCCAGTTACCACCATCGGCTACGGTTGCCTCGGTTGTGATCATCCCAGAAGAAGCTGCAATGTACATAGCAGTTGGAAATCCATGTGAAAATGAGTATGAACGATATCACCTCAAAACGGATTAAACCGATTGGGCAAAACTAAAAATATTCACCATGGGCAACGATACAAAAAACAATATCCTAATGGCCGCAATCAAAGAGTTTGCAGAACACGGTTATCAGGCGGCAACTGTGCGTAGAATTGTGGAACAGGCCGGAGCTAAGAACCTCAATGCCGTGGTTTATTACTTCGACAGCAAGGAAGGACTATATAAAGCGGTATTAGAATTCATGTTCCAGGAAGCGGAGAAGTTTAAGGGAAAAAGCAACATTGCCACATTTGAATCTCTCCCCATCGAGGAAAGACTGGCCTCAATGATTCGCTTTTACTGCAAAGCCTACTACTCCGTAGAAACTGATCTTGACCGGGATTTATATAGCATCTTCACCAACGAGGCACGCAATCCATCGCCTTACTTCAATGATATTGTTTCCCGATACCTAAAACCAAGCCGCGACTATATGTGCTCCCTTTTAAAGGAGTACCTCGGGCCTGATACGACGGATAATGTTGTCAGAAATTGTGAATACAGTATTACCGCCCAAATCCTCTACGGGGTTCTTGGCTGGTCCATTATTAGCGGAACTGTGCCGGGACAAAAACCATTTGGGGAGCGCGTGGATGAACTGGCGGAGCACGTGACTAATTTTTCCTTAGCAGCACTATCCGCCTTTAAAAAATCTTAAAACCGGCAATAGTTTTCGCCGCAGATGGGCGTGCTGTATATTCTGGTCCCGGTTTATACATCTCGGCAAATGCCATTTTTCTCGTATGCGTACCACCTCCCCCCCCCTAACTTCTATCTTCAGAATCGTCTCTGCAAAGCCTTTTCCCAAAAGCATCAATATCCGAATCCAACAATTATGTTTGCGTTAAAATATGTGTTAGAATATTTTTATCATAGTGTTGTTGTGATATTATTAGTGGGTTACAAATAACTTTACTGAATCATTTAAGCATGTGCTTTGGACCCTTACAACAAGTGTCCTACTCAGGAAAACTCTTAATTCTGTGAGGTTTACATGAGTGATCAAACAGTATCGAAGCTTTTCGTCAATGGCCGGATTTATCAAGACGCGGTTCGTAGGGTGAACAACCTTCTTGTGGAAGATGACCTTGTCGTTGCCGTGGATGTGGATCCTTCCAATCATACTGATGCGGAAGTCATAGATTTAGACGGTAACGCCCTTTATCCCGGTTTTTGCGACAGTCACGTCCATTTGGTGGAGTCTGCTCTCATGTTCAGTGGTGGAGACCTGCGTGGTGATAATAACGCTGAATCGATTGTCCAAGCGGTGAAAACAGCCATATCCAAACATTCCGATGAAGATCCTTTTTTTGCCGGAGGATTTTCATTGGACAACTATGACTCATGGTCCTTGGATGATCTTGCCGCACTCGACGCTGTTACCGGTGACCGAATCGTTCTTTTAAGTGACGACCTCGGCCATAATCTTATTATAAATTCTGCCGCCATAAATGCAGCGGACCTTTCCAAGCACTTGGATGATGTTCCGTCAGGAGGAAAAGTCGTTGTCGAAAATGGCAAGCCAACTGGTATGTTGCGTGAAGAAGCCATGACCTTGGCTGGAAATCCCCTTCTCCCCCGTTTCACAGATGCGTCGATTCAACCGGGGACACAATACTACATGAATTTATGGGCTCAGATGGGCTATACGGGAATCGTAGACCTTATGGGTGCGCCCATCGGCCGTATCATGCATGCTGATATGTGCCGGAAAATGGAAAGCAATGGCCTTCTGCCCCTTCGCGTCAATTATAACTACACCTTCTTCGGCCTTGATGACCTTGAAGGCGGTCTTAAGGAAATGGGCAAGGACACGGATTTGGTGAGATTCATTGGAAACAAGCTCTTTGTTGACGGGGCCTACGCCGGAGGAGAGGCATGGACAACCTGGGAGAATAAACAAGGTAACCATGGCTTGCATACGGTCACAGCTGGCGATTCCATGGGCAAAAACCAGAACATTTATCGCATAGTCGCCCGGCTGGAGGAAGTCGGCCTCAATTGCCATTACCATATTCAGGGTGACGAGGCCCTGAATGTTACTTTGGATGCGCTGGAAGCAGCGGCGGCCAAGAAGGGCGGACTTAGCTGTGTGCATACGCTGATTCATCTGGCCTTTCCCCGCCCTGACCAATTACAGCGCATCAACAAGCTCAATAACAAAGTCGTCTCTACGGTCCAACCGGGATTCTGGAAGGCCGAGGCCGGACTTGACAGGTATTATGGCAAGGCAAATGACGCGTCATATCCTATTAAGGAATTGATGGAAGCCGGCATAAGTACTGGTATGAGCACCGATTTTGGAGTCTCTCCTCTGGAGTTGAGCGCTCCCACAACAATTATGAACATCTCCATGCTGGGCGAAGGAGCGGCGCGTACACCGCTGACCATGCAGGACGTCATTAGAGGGCTGACACAGGGAAGCGCCGCAACAACTGGACACAACGATGTGGGCGCACTTTATCCGGGCATGAAAGCCGACATGGTGCGCTTTGAGCGAGATCTATACGATGAAAAGCCGGAGAATCTGGCAACGAATCCTCCGAAAGTTCTGGAGACGTGGATAAGTGGGAAAAAAGTTGTAATACATGAGACTCCTAAATAAACGAAGGCTCTACCTCAAATAAAGCCACAAAAAAAGGACTTACGATTTTCATCGTAAGTCCTTGAAATATCTGGTGGAGCTGAAGAGAATTGAACTCTTGGCCTCTTGAATGCCATTCAAGCGCTCTCCCAACTGAGCTACAGCCCCACTCGTGTTGGGTGAAGTAGGATTTATAAAAACCTGCCTCCGCTGTCAACTCTCTTTTTCAATTATTTTAGCATAAATGGATTTCCCTGCCTGCCGGCTTGGGTTAAGCTTGCCTTCACGTCGATCTTTGTAAACAAAACACAACATTAGTTTACTTTTTATAAACACAAACTATTGCCTCCGGCGTCGACTTGAAGTATCTTGCCTCCAGATTGACGCTGTCTAAACTGCTATTTTTACACGAGGTACCATGCTGGACATTGCCTTAAAAATTCTTTCAAAATTCGCTTGGGTTTCCGTTGTCTTTATCGGCATTACGGTAATCAGCTTCTGGGTTATTCACCTTGCTCCCGGTTCGCCCACTGACATGGAAACCACACTCAACCCGACAGCCACGGTTGAAACTCGCCTGAAACTGGAAAAACTGTACGGTCTGGATAAACCTATCCACGAACAATATATTAACTGGGTGGCCCGTCTGGCAAAATTCGATTTCGGATTATCCATGTCCGGTGACCGGCGTCCGGTATGGGACCGCATTAAGGAACGTTTGCCGCTTACCTTCGGTATGAACATGGCTTCGCTTTTCCTTACACTTATAATTGCCGTACCCATAGGAATGTATTCGGCATGGCGGCAGGACGGCTGGTTTGACCGGGGGATGACCGTACTGGTCTTTATCGGCTTCGCTGTGCCGGGATTCTGGCTTGCGCTGCTGCTTATGCTCTGGCTGGGTATTTACTACCCCATATTTCCCATATCCGGTCTGACCTCCCTTGATTTTAAACTGCTCTCCCCGTGGGGCAAAATGCTCGATCTGGCCCACCATCTGGCCCTGCCGATCTTTATTTATACCTTCGGCAGTCTCGCCGGGATGTCCAGATTCATGCGTTCTTCCATGCTGGAAGTGCTGCGGCAGGATTACATCACTACCGCCAAAGCCAAAGGTCTGCCCATGCGCAAGGTGCTTTTCAAGCACGCCCTGCGCAACGGCCTTCTCCCGGTGATTACCATCCTCGGCCTGTCCATTCCCGGACTGATCGGCGGCAGCGTTATCATTGAATCCATCTTCGCCCTGCCCGGACTGGGACAGCTTTTCTACGGTGCGGTCATGGCCCGCGACTATTCGCTGATCATGGGCTCACTGGTGCTCGGCGCCATGCTGACCTTAGCCGGTAACCTGCTGGCAGATATGGCCTACGGACTTGCCGATCCGCGTATTCGTGCAGGAGGGCAGGACTGATGGCTAATAAAAAACCGCTTACCCCTCCCTCAAAACTGCAAAGATACGGTTTGCTGTATCTCGGTCTTTTCCTTGTGGGAACGGTATCGCTGGCGGCTATTTTTGCCCCCTTACTTACCCCGTATGATCCCAATGCCCTGAATGTTGACCATCTGCTGCAAGGGCCCAGCGCTACTCATTTATTCGGTACCGATGCACTGGGCCGTGATGTTTTTACTCGCATGCTCTACGGCGGGCGGGTTTCACTTTGGGTCGGCTTTGTTGCGGTTGGAATTTCCACAGCCATCGGGCTGGCACTGGGCCTCGCTGCCGGATATTTCGGAGGACTGGTGGATGAAATAATTATGCGCGGGGTGGATGTAATGCTCTGCTTCCCGTCATTTTTCCTGATTCTCGCGGTCATCGCATTTCTGGAACCGGGACTCACCAACATCATGATCGTCATCGGCTTCACCTCGTGGATGGGTGTGGCAAGATTGGTGCGTGCGGAAACCCTCTCCCTGCGTAAACGTGATTTCGTGCAAGCCTCACGCTTGGCAGGCGCAGGACCGATCCGCATCATGCTGACCCACATTCTGCCCAACGCCATTACCCCGGTGCTGGTATCAGCGACCCTTGGTGTAGCCGGAGCAATCCTTGTGGAATCATCACTCAGCTTCCTCGGACTCGGAGTTCAACCTCCTGATCCTTCATGGGGCAACCTGCTCATGGACGGAAAGGAAGTGCTAGAAATAGCTCCATGGCTGTCAATATTTCCCGGCATGGCAATCCTGCTGACCGTACTCGGCTACAACCTGCTCGGCGAAGCCCTGCGCGATATCCTCGACCCCAGACTCAAACAATAACGGTAAAAACAATGCTGGAACTGCTCAGAATACGCGACCTCGCACTTATCGAAGATGCTGAAATTGAGTTCTCTGCGGGCATGAACGTGCTAACCGGGGAAACCGGAGCCGGTAAATCCTTCATCCTGCGAGCCATTGACTTCCTGACCGGACAAAAAATGCGTCCTGATATGGTCCGTCCCGGTAAGGAACAGGCTTTTGTTGAAGCGCTGTTCATCCATTCCGATGGATCGGAATCCATTGTCCGCCGGGTACTATCAGCTGATACAGGCCGCAGCAGAGTCTATGTGAATGACAAGCTCAGCTCCCAGAACACAATCCGTGAAATGGGCGCGTCCATGATTCTGCACACCAGCCAGCACGCCCAGCAGAAGCTTCTCCAGCCGGCCTACCAATGCCGCATGCTGGATACCTTTCTTGCCGATACAACACTCCCGGAAAAGAAAGATGGAATCCTGACCTCTCTGCGGGCTTTGCTGACCAAAAAGGAAGAGCTGAAAACTCGTTCTGCATCCCTGCTGGAAAAAAAAGATTTCCTCGAATTCCAACGGACTGAGATTGAAAAAGTATCCCCATACCCCGGCGAGGAAGATGAGCTGCTGGAAAAGAAAAACGCCTTGCGGGCGCAGGAAGATGCGGGAAAATGCATCGACACCGCCATGGATATTATGCGCGGACAGCTTGATGTTTCCGGTGGAGTTTCCGCTCTCGGCTCTGAAATGGAACGAATCTGCGAACTTTTCCCGGATTACGAACAGGATCGCGAAACAGTTGTCGAATTTAAGCATTTCTTGGATGAACTGGTCGGAAAACTGCGTACTCAGCCCCTTGATTTCGATTCCGAAGACAACATCGACGACATTGAAGCCCGACTTTACGAGCTTTCCAAACTTAAACGCAAACTAGGCCGTACTCTTGATGAGATCGTAGACCTGAAAAATGAAATTCAAGAGAACCTCGACTTTTTGGATTCCTGCTCACTTGAGCTGGCCCAGCTGGAAAAACAAGAAAAAGAGCTAGTTGAAAAACTTTCCAAAGCGCTGGACAAACTGTCTGCAGCTCGTGAAATTGCAGCGAAAAAGCTTACTGACCGCGTAGTTGCAGAGCTGAAAGGACTCGGCTTTTCCGAGCACGTGCAGGTCAAATTTGAATTCCAACCCCACGAGCTTTATCCGGGGCTCAATGAAATGCGTGGCCGTCTGATGTGGATTCCCAACCCCGGTCAGGCCCCCCAGCCGCTGGACAAAATCGCATCCGGCGGAGAGCTTTCCCGTTTCCTGCTCGCAATTACCGGATTACAGGGTGAATCAGAAAAACCGACCCTTATCTTTGACGAAGTTGACTCCGGCATCGGCGGGCATACCCTGAATCGCGTTGGTGAAAAAATGCAGGAACTTGCCGACCGCCAGCAACTCATCGTCATCACCCACTGGCCACAACTTGCTGCATTAGCCGAACGTCACTTCCTGATCCACAAGGGAGTTGTTAATAAAGAAACTTTCACCACCTGCCGCCAACTGAATAGTTCGGAAGTCGAAGCTGAATTGTCTAGGATGGCTGGGAAGGAGTAAGTCAGAACTCCGAGTCAGTCTTTGACACTTTTTTCAGCCGGCTTTAAATCAACAAAACATAAAACTGACTGGTCAGTTCTGAAGAGGATTACAATTCACTTCAGAAAACTGTTGTGAGCTCGAAAACATGAAAGAATATTCCGAAAAAGAAACCCGTATCTTGGACACAGCTGCGGAGATGTTCGCAAATCAGGCTTTTCATAAGGTTCTGTTGAGTGATGTCGCTCATGCCGCAAGAGTAGGAAAGGGAACCCTTTATCTTTACTTCAAGAATAAAGACGACCTTTACTTTGCAGTTCTTTTCAGGGGATTTTCAATTCTGGTTGATACGTTAAGACAACATATCAATCAGAAAAATATTTCGCCTACGGAAAAAATGGAAGGCATCATTAGAGAGATGTCCACTTACATGTTTATGAAAGCTACCAATGCACATTTGCTGAGCAGAGTTATGCATTTTCCTGAAGGCGGGGAATGGCAGGACAAGAGAACAGAATTATGGGGCTTGATCCAAGAGGTCATTGAGGAAGGGGTTGAAACAGGAGAATTCGAAGATTCCTGTCCCAGATTTACTTCTCAATACATCCCGAGTTTTGTCCGTTCCATCTCCATATTTCCCCCTGAAGGTCTGAACCATGAAGAATTCTGCGCACACGCATGCAATTTTGTATTTAAAGCCCTCAAGCCAGACCGTTAAAGCCATATTTATCAGGTAAAAATTATGAATAAAGAGTCCCACCCGAAACAAGAAATTCAGACTAAAAACAAAATCCCGGCCAAAAAACTTAAAATCACAATTCTCTCCTGCATATTTGTACTGATTCTTGGAGTTGCAGTAGCATTCCCTTTTTATGAACACGCAATAAATCATGAATCAACGGATGATGCGTTCATTGAGGCGCATGTAGTCTCAATCAGCCCAAGGGTTCCCGGACATGTTTCGAAAGTCTTTGTTTCAGACAACCAAAAAGTCGAAGAAGGACAACTTCTCGCTGAAATCGATCTCAGAAATTATCAGGTTGCACTGGAAATTGCCGAAGCACGTAAGGATTCTGCAACTGCAGCGGTAAAGGAAGCAGAGGCTCTGGTAGTGGCTGCCCAAAAGAAACTGTCTCAAAAGCAGGCTGAATTATCATCCCAGACAGCT contains:
- a CDS encoding DNA repair protein RecN, with amino-acid sequence MLELLRIRDLALIEDAEIEFSAGMNVLTGETGAGKSFILRAIDFLTGQKMRPDMVRPGKEQAFVEALFIHSDGSESIVRRVLSADTGRSRVYVNDKLSSQNTIREMGASMILHTSQHAQQKLLQPAYQCRMLDTFLADTTLPEKKDGILTSLRALLTKKEELKTRSASLLEKKDFLEFQRTEIEKVSPYPGEEDELLEKKNALRAQEDAGKCIDTAMDIMRGQLDVSGGVSALGSEMERICELFPDYEQDRETVVEFKHFLDELVGKLRTQPLDFDSEDNIDDIEARLYELSKLKRKLGRTLDEIVDLKNEIQENLDFLDSCSLELAQLEKQEKELVEKLSKALDKLSAAREIAAKKLTDRVVAELKGLGFSEHVQVKFEFQPHELYPGLNEMRGRLMWIPNPGQAPQPLDKIASGGELSRFLLAITGLQGESEKPTLIFDEVDSGIGGHTLNRVGEKMQELADRQQLIVITHWPQLAALAERHFLIHKGVVNKETFTTCRQLNSSEVEAELSRMAGKE
- a CDS encoding TetR/AcrR family transcriptional regulator — encoded protein: MKEYSEKETRILDTAAEMFANQAFHKVLLSDVAHAARVGKGTLYLYFKNKDDLYFAVLFRGFSILVDTLRQHINQKNISPTEKMEGIIREMSTYMFMKATNAHLLSRVMHFPEGGEWQDKRTELWGLIQEVIEEGVETGEFEDSCPRFTSQYIPSFVRSISIFPPEGLNHEEFCAHACNFVFKALKPDR